The window CCTTGAACTGGCCTAACGGATGAAGTTCATAACGTCGCACGATCATCTCCGCCGCTTCGGTCTGGATGCAGATGCGACCTTCGGCAGGCTTGCAGTCAAACGCCTCATTTACCAGTAGGCCGTTGACGAAGTATTGCAGAGTGTCGCCTTTGGCGATGACTTCCATGCGGTTCCATTCGCCCACGGGGGAATCCGGATCATCCTTGCCACGGAAGTTGATCTTGTCCGCCCAGTCTTCGTCGCGCTTTTCCCAGTTGATGCGGCTGGTGGTCGTGACCGTCTGGCGCGGCGCCCCTTTCTTCCAACGCTTTTCCTTATCGCGATCCAGCTCGATCTCAGCAGTCACGCTGGTGGTCAGCGTCGTCCCATCCGCCAGTTTGGGCGAAAGCACCAGGATGTCACCGATGCCGCCTTCAATGATCTGAGCCTCAATGCTGGCCATCCAAGTATCACCCACGGTGCCGTGAGGTCCATAGGCATGAACGAGGATGCCGTTGTCACGAGCACGGTCCACACGCTTACCCCAAGTTTTTGCCCCCCACTTGAACTCCACCACCAGATGGTAGTCCTTGAAGCTTTCCTTCGTCACCATGTAGCCATAGCCCTTGCCACTGATGTGAAGCTCGTTGCCCTTGAGCTGAAAGACCTGATCCGCCGGATCATGGAAGTCTGCCTTGGGATTGATGTGGTATTCCACAGCCCCCGATTTCATGAGATCCAGCACATCCAACTTTTGAGTGACGGGCTGTGCCCCAAACAGGGCGGAACCGAATGCAAGGACACAAAGTAAAGTGGAGCGCATCATGATGGGGAGTACTACGATAGATACGGAACCAACCTTCCGGTGCTCAGCCTGAATGGCACCGGAGGTGGTGTTTTTGTGATTCAGAGGCAGCCTCCCAAAAGAAGGCAGTCGGCATGTTCCCATTCCGGCTGCCATTCATGAGACCGCAAAATGCCTCTACTTGCCAGTCGTCCACTTTTCCTTGAACTGGCCTAACGGATGAAGTTCATAACGGCGAACGATCATCTCTGCGCCTTCTGTCTGGATGCAGATGCGGCCTTCGGCAGGCTTGCACTCAAAGGCGGCATTGACGAGTTGACCGTTGACGAAGTATTCCAGCGTGTCGCCTTTGGCGATGACTTCCATGCGGTTCCACTCACCCACTGGCGAGTCCGTATCGTTCTTGCCCCGGAAATCAATCTTGTCCGCCCAGTCTTCGTCGCGCTTCTCCCAGTTGATGCGGCCTTTGGTCACTTCCTGGAGAGGAGCGCCTTTTTTCCAGCGCTTCTCCTTGTCGCGGTCCAGTTCAAATTCGGCCTTCAGGCTGGTGGTCAGTTCGGTGCCATCGGCCAGTTTGGGAGAAAGAACCAAGATGTCGCCAATGCCGCCTTCGATGATCTGCGCCTCGATACTGGCCATCCAAGTATCGCCAAAAGCGCCATGCGGTCCGTAGCTGTGGACCAGAATGCCATTGTCGCGGGCACGGTCCGCACGCTTGCCCCAGGTCTTCGGACCCCATTTGAAATCCACCACCAGGTGGTAGTCCTTGTACCCTTCCTTGGTGACCATGTAGCCGTAGCCTTTGCCGCTGATGTTCAGCAGGCCGTCCTTGAGCTGAAAGACTTCGCTAGCGGGATCATGAAAGTCAGCTTTCGGATTGATGTGGTATTCCACCTCGCCGGCTTTCATGAGGTCCAGCACATTGATGGTTTGGGTGACTGGTTCGGCGGCGAACAGCGAGGAGGCGGCCAAAGCGGCACAGAGATGTAGAAGGCGCATATTCATTCGGGGAGGGTGTCAGAGATACCAACGCCCTCTTGCAGCCCCCTCCTCCGCCCGAATGAAACCGGTGGTGATGCTTTTGTGATAGGGTCGTCCCACCCCATTAAAAAAACAGCCGGAACGTTTCCGTTCCGGCTGCGAGGAGAGGTTTCGACTAACAGAGGTTACGGCAGCGGGAAGCGCTCGTTCACGCTGGCGATCTCGGCGCGGATGGAGGCAAGGACTTCGGCGTTGTCCTTGTTGGTCAATGCGCGGTCGATCCAGTTGGCGATCTGCACCATCTCGGCTTCCTTCATGCCACGGGTGGTGACAGCCGGCGTGCCAATGCGGATACCACCACCGAGGGTGATCTTCTCGGTATCAAACGGGATGCCGTTCTTGTTCACCGTGATGCCGGCGTGGTCCAGGGTTTCGCTGGCCACTTTGCCATTCAGTCCGCGAGGGCGCAGGTCCACCAGCATGAGATGGTTGTCCGTGCCACCGCTGACGATGCGGTAGCCGAGCTCCGCCAGACGAGCAGCGAGGGCGCGGGCGTTTTTGACGACCTGCTGGGTGTATTCAACAAACTCAGGCTTCAGGCACTCGCCGAAGCACACGGCCTTCGCCGCGATGACGTGCATGAGAGGGCCGCCCTGAACACCTGGGAAAACCTGGCTATTGATCTTTTTGATGAGGTCTTCGTTGTTCGTCAGCACGATACCACCGCGAGGTCCGCGCAGGGACTTGTGCGTGGTGCTGGTGACGAAATCCGCGTATTCCATCGGGTTCGGGTGCTGGCCACCAGCGACAAGACCGGCGATGTGAGCCATGTCCACGAAGAGGTAAGCACCGACGCTCTTGGCGATCTCGCTCATCTTTTTGAAATCAATGATGCGCGGGTAGGCGGAGGCCCCGGCAGTGATCATCTTCGGCTGCTCGCGCTTGGCGACTTCGGCGAGTTCATCATAGTCAATGAGCTCATTGTCCTGACGGACGCCATACTGGCAGAAGTTGTAGAAGCGGCCGGAGAAGTTGGCCGGATTCCCGTGGGTCAAGTGACCGCCGTGGGCGAGGTTCATACCCAGCACCTTGTCGCCGGGCTGCAGCACGCTGAAGTAAACGGCGGCATTGGCCTGGGAGCCGGAATGCGGCTGCACGTTGGCATACTTGGCACCGAAGAGTTTGCAGACGCGGTCAATGGCGAGCTGCTCCACCTTGTCCACCTCTTCACAGCCGCCGTACCAGCGCTTGCCGGGGTAACCCTCAGCATACTTGTTGGTGAGGCAGGAGCCTTGCGCAGCCATCACCGCTTTGCTGGTGAAGTTCTCGCTGGCGATGAGCTCGATGTTGTTCTGCTGGCGATGCTGCTCACCGCGCACGATTTCGGCGACGGCTGGATCAGCGGTTTCAAGGATGGTGAGGGGGTGGAGTTGGGGCTGGGTGTTCATTTTGGCGACTCGGCGTCCGTGGCGGCCTCCGGCAAAGGGCGTCTTCAACCAGGCGTTGAGGATGTCTTTGGTGGTGGCTTCGGAAGTGGTTTTGGCAGCAAGGCACAGGACATTGGAGTCATTGTGCTCGCGGGTGATGGCGGCGGTTTCAGCATCGCTGACGAGGCTGGCCTGGATGCCAGGATGGCGATTGGCGGCGATGCTCATGCCGATGCCTGTGGTACAGACGAGGATGCCTGCATCGGCATCACCCGAAAGGACGCTCTGGGTGACCAGTTCAGCGTAATCCGGGTAGTCCACGGAATCGGCCGAATGAGTACCGAAATCCTGAACGGCATAACCGCTGCTTTGGAGATGGGCGACGACGGCGTCCTTCAGGCCCAGACCGCCGTGGTCGGAACCAATGGCGAGTTTCTGGGGCAGGTCTGAGGCGGTGGATGTGCTCATGGAGATGATTGGCGAAAAAGAGGGGGTTTTGAAAATGAAAAGATCGAATACAAAAATGAAGAAATCGAATGATGGACAGGGTGCGGCAGGAGGATGAATCACGGGAAAAGGCCTCGTTAAAGATGCCCTTTCCCCCGCTCTAATCCCCCTGCGTGCGACCTCGGCCGGCCTCCGCTTTCCAGGTTTGCTCGATGTAGGCGAGGACGCTGGGCAGCATCTTTTCCAGATGCTCCAGGGTCTCGCGATACTCGGAAAGATCACCTCCAAAAGGGTCGCTCAGGTCACGGCCACGTAGGCTATCTTCGGCCGTGAATTCGGAGACGAGGTACACTTTATCCTCCGCCTCCGGGTGGTTCATGAGGATGGCTGCCAGATGGCTGCGGCTCATGGCAAAGATGTGGGTGGCCTTTTCCACCAGATCCACGGTGACAGCCCGGCTTTTGTGCTTCGAAAGGTCCAGGCCCTTTTCCTTGGCCAGAGCGACGCTGCTGCGGCTGGCGGGATGACCTGAATAGGCACCGACACCGGCACTGCTGACGTGGTAATCGGCTAGGTCCTTCGTCAGGTCACGGAACAGCACCTCAGCCAGAGGGCTGCGGCAGGTGTTTCCAGTGCAGACGAAGAGGACGTTTTTCAAAAGGCGCGTGGGTTTCAGAGACTACGCCCCACCGGGCTGGCGGGATGGCAGAGTGCCGCGCAGGGGCGTTTTGTCAAAAGGGGAGTGGCCCCGGAAACCGACTTTGAAGGTAAAACTCAGATCCGCCGTGCCTCCCGCACCTCCAGTTTGACGATCTTCCACTCCGATTTCACCGGGGCGACGGTCACCTGAGCGGTGTAGCGGTTCACCCGCGTATGGGCGTGGCCCCAGTGCCCGACGGTCCCGAGGGCCGTCCATTGGCAGTCGGTGACGAAACCTGCCCCGGCGGGATTTTCCTTCACGGCCATGACCTCGGCGCTGAATTCGGTGATGGTGACTCGGGTGCCTTCCCTGCCCTCCAGTGTCAGGGCCTGAAGGGTCTCCAGATAGAGCTGACGCAGCAACTCGCCATCCACGCTGCGGGCGAGGGTATCATAAATATCGGATTCAGAACGGTAATCGAAGGCGCGATACACATTCCGAAGCAAGGGGGACAGAATGGCCTCGGCAGCAGCCGTTTCATTCACCGGGGGCGCGGCCAAACCACGGGGGACCTTGACGACAAAGAGGGGCCAGGTCAGCAAAGCACCCAGCAACCAAGCCCCCAAAAAAGCGACGGCCCCACCCGGCAGACGATGGCCGCGAAGTTTCACCCACAGGAAAAAGACCAATCCGCCCGTGAACCAGATGAGGCTGGCAGCAGGGACCTGCCAGGGTGGCAAGAGGCTGATCTTGGGCACGGCGGCAAGAGGACCCGGCATGGGAAGCTTGCCTTTGGCCCGCCATCTGAGCGGAGGGCCGCCGATTGCGGCCTCGACGGTTTCGCTCTTGGTCCCGTAAAAAATGCGGATGGGCAGAGAGAATTGATTCAGGGTTCCGCTCCACTGAATGAGGACTTCATC is drawn from Prosthecobacter algae and contains these coding sequences:
- a CDS encoding DUF1080 domain-containing protein, translated to MNMRLLHLCAALAASSLFAAEPVTQTINVLDLMKAGEVEYHINPKADFHDPASEVFQLKDGLLNISGKGYGYMVTKEGYKDYHLVVDFKWGPKTWGKRADRARDNGILVHSYGPHGAFGDTWMASIEAQIIEGGIGDILVLSPKLADGTELTTSLKAEFELDRDKEKRWKKGAPLQEVTKGRINWEKRDEDWADKIDFRGKNDTDSPVGEWNRMEVIAKGDTLEYFVNGQLVNAAFECKPAEGRICIQTEGAEMIVRRYELHPLGQFKEKWTTGK
- the rpiB gene encoding ribose 5-phosphate isomerase B, whose product is MSTSTASDLPQKLAIGSDHGGLGLKDAVVAHLQSSGYAVQDFGTHSADSVDYPDYAELVTQSVLSGDADAGILVCTTGIGMSIAANRHPGIQASLVSDAETAAITREHNDSNVLCLAAKTTSEATTKDILNAWLKTPFAGGRHGRRVAKMNTQPQLHPLTILETADPAVAEIVRGEQHRQQNNIELIASENFTSKAVMAAQGSCLTNKYAEGYPGKRWYGGCEEVDKVEQLAIDRVCKLFGAKYANVQPHSGSQANAAVYFSVLQPGDKVLGMNLAHGGHLTHGNPANFSGRFYNFCQYGVRQDNELIDYDELAEVAKREQPKMITAGASAYPRIIDFKKMSEIAKSVGAYLFVDMAHIAGLVAGGQHPNPMEYADFVTSTTHKSLRGPRGGIVLTNNEDLIKKINSQVFPGVQGGPLMHVIAAKAVCFGECLKPEFVEYTQQVVKNARALAARLAELGYRIVSGGTDNHLMLVDLRPRGLNGKVASETLDHAGITVNKNGIPFDTEKITLGGGIRIGTPAVTTRGMKEAEMVQIANWIDRALTNKDNAEVLASIRAEIASVNERFPLP
- a CDS encoding low molecular weight protein arginine phosphatase; translated protein: MKNVLFVCTGNTCRSPLAEVLFRDLTKDLADYHVSSAGVGAYSGHPASRSSVALAKEKGLDLSKHKSRAVTVDLVEKATHIFAMSRSHLAAILMNHPEAEDKVYLVSEFTAEDSLRGRDLSDPFGGDLSEYRETLEHLEKMLPSVLAYIEQTWKAEAGRGRTQGD